A window of Campylobacter ureolyticus contains these coding sequences:
- the kdsA gene encoding 3-deoxy-8-phosphooctulonate synthase: MILIAGPCVIESRDLIFKVADKLVKFNEDKRLDFYFKSSFDKANRTSIKSFRGPGLEEGLKILSEVKSKFGFKILTDIHESYQAKPVSEVADVLQIPAFLCRQTDLLVAAAKTKAIVNIKKGQFLAPDQMKHSVKKVLETRGVDESGFEMAKNNGVWLCERGSTFGYGNLVVDMRSLPIMREFAPVIFDATHSVQMPGGLDGKSGGDARFVPYLARAAASVGVDGFFYETHLNPCEAFCDGPNMLNLSELEKVVDDTLKIREILSEK, from the coding sequence ATGATTTTAATAGCAGGACCGTGTGTAATTGAAAGTAGGGATTTGATATTTAAAGTTGCTGATAAGCTTGTTAAATTTAATGAAGATAAAAGGCTTGATTTTTATTTTAAAAGTAGTTTTGATAAGGCAAATAGAACAAGCATTAAAAGCTTTAGAGGTCCAGGGCTTGAAGAGGGACTTAAAATTTTAAGTGAAGTTAAAAGCAAGTTTGGTTTTAAAATTTTAACAGATATTCATGAAAGTTATCAAGCAAAACCAGTAAGTGAAGTAGCTGATGTTTTGCAAATCCCAGCATTTTTATGTCGCCAAACAGATTTATTAGTTGCAGCTGCAAAAACAAAAGCTATTGTAAATATCAAAAAAGGACAATTTTTAGCACCAGATCAGATGAAGCATAGTGTTAAAAAAGTTCTTGAAACTCGTGGAGTTGATGAAAGTGGCTTTGAAATGGCTAAAAACAATGGTGTTTGGCTTTGTGAAAGGGGTAGCACTTTTGGCTATGGAAATTTAGTTGTAGATATGAGAAGCTTACCAATAATGAGAGAATTTGCTCCAGTAATATTTGATGCAACTCATAGCGTGCAAATGCCTGGAGGACTTGATGGAAAAAGTGGTGGCGATGCTAGATTTGTACCATATCTTGCAAGAGCAGCTGCAAGTGTTGGTGTAGATGGATTTTTCTACGAAACACACTTAAATCCTTGTGAAGCATTTTGTGATGGGCCCAATATGCTAAATTTAAGCGAGCTTGAAAAAGTTGTAGATGATACTCTAAAAATAAGAGAAATTTTAAGTGAAAAATAA
- a CDS encoding DMT family transporter, with product MNKRFLIRNLGVYYMLLASFYFALTGAFAKALGGGMSSVEISFFRNVVGLFIILWAIFKYGHNSKGGALFLLFMRGFVGIIAMMAFFYNIANMGLAEAFTFAKTSAMFLGLFGAIFLKEKLGFWAWFGILIGFLGIVFIMQPNLGFTKNHFMGLLNGFLAAVAYMSVHELRKAYDTKIIVLSFMLSGTLVPLFCMVASEFFTVPIYLDFLFAKFIMPTPKMWIFIILMGVFGLLFQTYMTKAYAASRHAGTVAAVAYSDIIFTLIIGIIMGDSLPNLMAGFGIILVIVSGVIVAMQK from the coding sequence ATGAATAAAAGGTTTTTGATAAGAAATTTAGGTGTTTATTATATGCTTTTAGCCTCATTTTATTTCGCACTTACGGGAGCTTTTGCTAAGGCTTTGGGAGGTGGGATGAGTTCAGTTGAAATTTCATTTTTTAGAAATGTTGTAGGGTTATTCATAATTCTTTGGGCTATTTTTAAATACGGACATAACTCCAAAGGTGGAGCTTTGTTTTTGCTTTTTATGCGTGGATTTGTAGGCATAATTGCGATGATGGCATTTTTTTACAACATTGCTAATATGGGCTTAGCTGAAGCTTTTACATTTGCTAAAACTTCAGCTATGTTTTTAGGACTATTTGGAGCTATATTTTTAAAAGAAAAGCTTGGATTTTGGGCTTGGTTTGGTATACTTATTGGATTTTTGGGGATAGTTTTTATAATGCAGCCAAATTTAGGTTTTACAAAAAACCATTTTATGGGACTTTTAAATGGTTTTTTAGCAGCAGTTGCTTATATGAGCGTGCATGAATTAAGAAAAGCTTATGATACGAAAATAATAGTTTTATCTTTTATGCTTTCAGGAACTTTGGTTCCACTTTTTTGTATGGTTGCATCTGAGTTTTTTACAGTGCCTATTTATCTTGATTTTTTATTTGCAAAATTTATAATGCCAACACCTAAAATGTGGATTTTTATAATCTTAATGGGAGTTTTTGGACTTTTATTTCAAACTTATATGACAAAGGCGTATGCTGCTTCAAGACACGCTGGAACAGTGGCTGCTGTTGCATACTCAGATATAATTTTTACTTTAATAATCGGAATTATTATGGGCGATAGTTTGCCAAATTTAATGGCTGGTTTTGGTATAATTTTAGTTATAGTTAGTGGCGTTATAGTCGCCATGCAAAAATAA
- the der gene encoding ribosome biogenesis GTPase Der — protein sequence MQKIMIIGRPNVGKSSLFNRLARQRIAITSDVSGTTRDTNKTEIEIYDKTCFLIDSGGLDESSELFKNIREKTLKEAKEADIILFMVDGKMMPQDEDKKIVYSLMRLKIPIFLVINKIDSKNDEKRSFEFNEFGIKDSFAISVSHNMGIEELKDAIYPLLKDNLKPDETEFLEDFLENFDDDGEFVENDKNIKVGIIGRVNVGKSSLLNALVKDERSVVSSVAGTTIDPVNETFVYSDKTIEFVDTAGIRRRGKIEGIEKFALNRTEQILENSDIALLVLDSSEDLTELDERIAGLAAKFELGVIIVLNKWENKGEKDFDQISLLIRDKFKFLSYAPIISVSALQGKRVHKIYDLILEIYANFTKKLKTSRLNEVIKEATINHPIPHDKGKIVKIYYAVQFGFNPPKIALIMNRPRSLHFSYKRYLMNKIRENFDLTGVPLVLVPRSKNKDENDEEKK from the coding sequence TTGCAAAAAATAATGATTATTGGTCGTCCAAATGTGGGAAAAAGCTCACTTTTTAATCGTCTTGCAAGACAAAGAATTGCCATTACAAGTGATGTTAGTGGAACCACAAGAGATACAAATAAAACTGAGATTGAAATTTATGATAAAACTTGCTTTTTAATTGACAGTGGCGGACTTGATGAAAGCTCAGAACTTTTTAAAAACATAAGAGAAAAAACCCTAAAAGAAGCAAAAGAAGCTGATATAATTTTATTTATGGTAGATGGCAAAATGATGCCTCAAGATGAAGATAAAAAAATAGTCTATTCTCTTATGCGACTTAAAATTCCTATTTTTTTAGTCATTAACAAAATCGATAGCAAAAATGATGAAAAAAGAAGTTTTGAGTTTAACGAGTTTGGCATAAAGGATAGTTTTGCCATCTCAGTTAGTCACAATATGGGCATTGAAGAGCTAAAAGATGCTATTTATCCACTTTTAAAAGATAATTTAAAGCCAGATGAAACAGAATTTTTGGAAGATTTTTTAGAAAATTTTGATGATGATGGTGAGTTTGTAGAAAATGATAAAAATATAAAAGTTGGCATAATTGGTCGTGTAAATGTTGGAAAATCAAGCCTTTTAAATGCTTTGGTTAAAGATGAAAGAAGTGTTGTAAGTAGTGTTGCAGGAACTACCATAGATCCTGTTAATGAAACATTTGTTTACAGTGATAAAACTATTGAGTTTGTCGATACTGCGGGCATTAGAAGACGTGGTAAAATTGAGGGAATTGAAAAATTTGCACTAAATAGAACTGAGCAAATTCTAGAAAACTCAGATATTGCTTTATTGGTTTTAGATAGCAGCGAGGATTTAACAGAACTTGATGAAAGAATAGCCGGACTTGCGGCTAAATTTGAACTTGGTGTGATAATTGTTTTAAACAAATGGGAAAACAAAGGTGAAAAAGACTTTGATCAAATTTCACTACTAATAAGAGATAAATTTAAATTTTTAAGTTATGCTCCAATTATTAGCGTTTCAGCACTGCAAGGAAAAAGAGTTCATAAAATTTATGATTTAATACTTGAAATTTATGCAAATTTTACAAAAAAACTTAAAACATCTCGCCTAAATGAAGTCATAAAAGAAGCTACTATAAACCACCCAATTCCACATGATAAAGGCAAAATTGTAAAAATTTACTACGCCGTTCAGTTTGGATTTAATCCACCAAAAATAGCACTTATAATGAACCGTCCACGCTCACTTCATTTTAGTTATAAAAGATATCTGATGAATAAAATTAGAGAAAATTTTGATTTAACCGGCGTTCCACTTGTATTAGTCCCAAGAAGCAAAAACAAAGATGAAAACGATGAAGAAAAAAAATAA
- a CDS encoding shikimate kinase, producing the protein MKTMKKKNNIVLIGFMGVGKGTIARTLYKETGLFPLDCDDLIESAYNSKIKEIFAKHGEDEFRKIEKKLAKFIEKNINNAIVSTGGGFYKVPNLKKLGTIIYLKSDFDSIIKRIETSPNAEKKLAKRPLLKDLKEAKKLFDKREDEYEKVADFIVDVSDKMPKQILKEIKKIIKGPKDGNSLNRTCKS; encoded by the coding sequence ATGAAAACGATGAAGAAAAAAAATAATATCGTTTTAATTGGCTTTATGGGTGTTGGCAAGGGAACTATCGCAAGAACACTATATAAAGAAACTGGACTTTTTCCACTTGATTGCGATGATTTGATAGAGAGCGCATATAACTCAAAAATAAAAGAAATTTTTGCAAAACATGGCGAAGATGAGTTTAGAAAAATAGAAAAAAAACTGGCTAAATTTATAGAAAAAAATATCAATAATGCTATTGTCTCAACAGGTGGTGGATTTTACAAAGTGCCAAATTTAAAAAAACTTGGAACTATTATCTACCTAAAATCAGACTTTGATAGCATAATAAAACGGATTGAAACTTCACCAAACGCCGAAAAAAAACTAGCCAAAAGACCACTTCTTAAAGATCTAAAAGAGGCAAAAAAGCTTTTTGATAAAAGAGAAGATGAGTATGAAAAAGTGGCTGATTTCATCGTCGATGTAAGTGATAAGATGCCAAAGCAAATTCTAAAAGAGATAAAAAAAATAATAAAAGGGCCAAAAGATGGTAATAGCCTTAACAGGACA